A single region of the Epinephelus fuscoguttatus linkage group LG14, E.fuscoguttatus.final_Chr_v1 genome encodes:
- the LOC125901208 gene encoding V-set domain-containing T-cell activation inhibitor 1-like yields the protein MKSMLLNLLSLAVWSVTGESDVTGKHETVEAKVGDDIVLPCYKEPTYDLKTVRVEWTHKEKEVHLYRKGKDELEYQDRNFTGRTSLFHDQMAAGNISLRLSQVDDRDVGNYICLVKVKDSPEEVRQCDILLSIVPEREPEPEREPEREREPEAGKSHINYGYFGFAILVIGIPGIAVYLIWRRCKTTRGL from the exons GAGAGTCTGATGTGACCGGCAAACATGAAACAGTTGAAGCCAAAGTGGGGGATGACATTGTTCTGCCATGCTACAAAGAGCCCACATACGACCTGAAGACTGTAAGAGTTGAGTGGACTCACAAGGAAAAAGAAGTGCACCTCTATCGAAAAGGGAAGGATGAGCTAGAGTATCAGGACAGGAATTTCACAGGTAGAACATCTCTGTTCCATGATCAAATGGCCGCCGGAAATATTTCACTGAGACTGAGCCAAGTAGATGATCGGGATGTTGGAAATTACATCTGCCTTGTTAAGGTCAAAGACTCACCCGAAGAAGTCAGACAATGCGATATTCTTCTCAGTATCG TGCCAGAGCgagagccagagccagagcGAGAGCCAGAGCGAGAGCGAGAGCCAGAGGCAGGAAAGAGTCACA taaACTATGGTTACTTTGGTTTTGCCATTCTTGTCATTGGAATTCCTGGAATTGCTGTCTATTTGATATGGAGGAGATGTAAAACTACCA GAGGCCTGTAA
- the dtd2 gene encoding D-aminoacyl-tRNA deacylase 2 isoform X2, producing the protein MAEKGGAPVARVLLQQCLQARLQVKPAEENSEAQFVQIDRGMVIYICFFKGATDDILPKMVSTLLNLRLCESDSGKMVSVLELPGSVLIVPQATLGGKAKGRAMQYHNNISKEDGLRLYGDFVSLCEKELTAASAEVTVKHGTYGNRQVLKLDTNGPYTHLMEF; encoded by the exons ATGGCGGAGAAAGGCGGTGCTCCTGTGGCCCGggtgctgctgcagcagtgtCTGCAGGCCAGACTGCAGGTGAAGCCAGCAGAGGAAAACTCAGAGGCTCAGTTTGTCCAG ATCGACAGAGGGATGGTCATCTACATCTGCTTCTTTAAAGGAGCCACAGACGACATCCTGCCCAAAATGG TGTCCACGCTGTTGAACCTGCGTCTGTGTGAGTCCGACTCTGGGAAGATGGTGTCAGTGCTGGAGCTTCCCGGCAGCGTGCTGATCGTCCCCCAGGCCACGCTGGGTGGGAAGGCCAAAGGCAGGGCCATGCAGTACCacaacaacatcagcaaagAGGACGGACTGCGGCTCTACGGAGACTTCGTTTCTCTGTGTGAGAAGGAACTGACGGCTGCTTCAGCTGAGGTGACGGTGAAACACGGGACGTATGGAAACAGACAAGTGCTGAAGCTCGACACCAACGGACCCTACACACATCTGATGGAGTTCTGA
- the nubpl gene encoding iron-sulfur protein NUBPL isoform X1: MAQFTYSRLSHLLRISVNKHSVLRTGTEIKPGPACCVQFARCHRSVDSKMLQERQKQQMAKGLPKQKPITGVKQVIVVASGKGGVGKSTTAVNLALGLMANDPLKSVGLLDADVYGPSIPKLMNLKGNPELSDNNLMIPLTNYGVPCMSMGFLVDEVAPIVWRGLMVMSALEKLLRQVHWGSLDYLVVDMPPGTGDVQLSISQNIPVSGQAHTATVYLYQPYLHYHSCVVCRFYFAGAVIVSTPQDIALLDARRGAEMFKKVNVPVLGLVQNMSVFQCPKCNHQTHIFGSDGARQLADTLGVNFLGDIPLHLNIREMSDRGTPVVVSSPDSPEAEAYRKVASAVVQRLEEVNT; the protein is encoded by the exons ATGGCTCAGTTCACTTACAGCAGACTGTCGCATTTACTGAGAATATCCGTTAATAAACACTCAGTGTTACGAACCGGGACAGAAATAAAACCGGGACCTGCGTGTTGTGTTCAGTTCGCACGCTGCCAC AGGTCAGTGGATAGTAAGATGctacaggagaggcagaagCAGCAGATGGCGAAAGGTCTTCCCAAACAGAAGCCCATCACGGGGGTCAAACAGGTCATCGTTGTGGCTTCAGGGAAAGGTGGCGTGGGCAAATCAACCACTGCAG tGAATTTAGCTCTTGGATTGATGGCCAATGATCCG ctcaaatcagTCGGCCTGCTGGATGCTGACGTTTATGGCCCCTCAATTCCCAAACTGATGAACCTGAAGGGAAACCCGGAGCTCAGCGACA ACAATCTGATGATCCCTCTCACCAACTACGGGGTTCCTTG CATGTCGATGGGGTTCCTGGTGGACGAAGTGGCTCCGATCGTGTGGAGGGGGCTGATGGTGATGTCAGCGTTAGAGAAACTGCTCAGACAG GTGCACTGGGGGTCGTTGGACTATCTGGTAGTCGACATGCCTCCTGGGACGGGAGACGTCCAGCTGTCTATCTCACAGAACATTCCAGTCTCAGGTCAGGCACACACAGCTACAGTATACCTGTACCAGCCCTACTTACATTACCATAGTTGTGTTGTGTGTCGGTTTTATTTTGCAGGTGCGGTCATTGTGTCAACGCCACAGGACATCGCTCTCCTCGATGCTCGCAGAGGAGCCGAGATGTTCAAGAAAGTTAACGTGCCG GTTCTCGGTCTGGTGCAGAACATGAGCGTCTTCCAGTGTCCCAAGTGTAACCACCAGACTCACATCTTCGGCTCTGATGGGGCCCGACAGCTCGCAGACACTCTGGGAGTCAATTTCTTAG GTGACATTCCTCTTCATCTCAACATCAGAGAGATGTCAGACAGAGGAACACCAGTGGTCGTCTCCTCTCCTGACAGCCCAGAG GCGGAGGCGTACAGGAAGGTGGCGTCTGCTGTGGTCCAAAGGCTTGAGGAAGTCAACACTTGA
- the nubpl gene encoding iron-sulfur protein NUBPL isoform X2 — MAQFTYSRLSHLLRISVNKHSVLRTGTEIKPGPACCVQFARCHRSVDSKMLQERQKQQMAKGLPKQKPITGVKQVIVVASGKGGVGKSTTAVNLALGLMANDPLKSVGLLDADVYGPSIPKLMNLKGNPELSDNNLMIPLTNYGVPCMSMGFLVDEVAPIVWRGLMVMSALEKLLRQVHWGSLDYLVVDMPPGTGDVQLSISQNIPVSGAVIVSTPQDIALLDARRGAEMFKKVNVPVLGLVQNMSVFQCPKCNHQTHIFGSDGARQLADTLGVNFLGDIPLHLNIREMSDRGTPVVVSSPDSPEAEAYRKVASAVVQRLEEVNT; from the exons ATGGCTCAGTTCACTTACAGCAGACTGTCGCATTTACTGAGAATATCCGTTAATAAACACTCAGTGTTACGAACCGGGACAGAAATAAAACCGGGACCTGCGTGTTGTGTTCAGTTCGCACGCTGCCAC AGGTCAGTGGATAGTAAGATGctacaggagaggcagaagCAGCAGATGGCGAAAGGTCTTCCCAAACAGAAGCCCATCACGGGGGTCAAACAGGTCATCGTTGTGGCTTCAGGGAAAGGTGGCGTGGGCAAATCAACCACTGCAG tGAATTTAGCTCTTGGATTGATGGCCAATGATCCG ctcaaatcagTCGGCCTGCTGGATGCTGACGTTTATGGCCCCTCAATTCCCAAACTGATGAACCTGAAGGGAAACCCGGAGCTCAGCGACA ACAATCTGATGATCCCTCTCACCAACTACGGGGTTCCTTG CATGTCGATGGGGTTCCTGGTGGACGAAGTGGCTCCGATCGTGTGGAGGGGGCTGATGGTGATGTCAGCGTTAGAGAAACTGCTCAGACAG GTGCACTGGGGGTCGTTGGACTATCTGGTAGTCGACATGCCTCCTGGGACGGGAGACGTCCAGCTGTCTATCTCACAGAACATTCCAGTCTCAG GTGCGGTCATTGTGTCAACGCCACAGGACATCGCTCTCCTCGATGCTCGCAGAGGAGCCGAGATGTTCAAGAAAGTTAACGTGCCG GTTCTCGGTCTGGTGCAGAACATGAGCGTCTTCCAGTGTCCCAAGTGTAACCACCAGACTCACATCTTCGGCTCTGATGGGGCCCGACAGCTCGCAGACACTCTGGGAGTCAATTTCTTAG GTGACATTCCTCTTCATCTCAACATCAGAGAGATGTCAGACAGAGGAACACCAGTGGTCGTCTCCTCTCCTGACAGCCCAGAG GCGGAGGCGTACAGGAAGGTGGCGTCTGCTGTGGTCCAAAGGCTTGAGGAAGTCAACACTTGA